From a region of the Gordonia sp. PP30 genome:
- a CDS encoding DUF349 domain-containing protein, protein MSTPNDQTPADDTGQATPAPRPGPRPGPRPSAPRPGPTPGHRPGPVVHHIEAGDPTAFGRIDDDGNVWLTTRDGERQIGSWQAGTREEGMAHFARKFADLATETEILEERLDARSGDPRKTQAAAQHLLDELPSAQAIGDIDALTARLATIVERAGALTGEVRAERDAARAAAIARKEELAAEAEAIGSESTQWKASGDRLRVILDEWKTIRGVDRKTDDILWKRYSRARDAFNRRRGAHFAELDRERAVVKARKEELITAAEELSTSTDWGPTAAKYRELLTQWKAAGRAPRDADDALWARFKAAQDVFFAARNAVHSERDAEFGQNAEAKAALLSEYEKTIDPGSGLEAARREFRTFRERWEEIGKVPREQMHALEGRARALEKRIRDAEEADWSRTDPEALARAAQFAERAAKLSEQADKAAAAGKDRDAAKLREQAAQWTEWAEAANSAVDGR, encoded by the coding sequence ATGAGCACTCCGAACGACCAGACCCCGGCCGACGACACCGGCCAGGCCACCCCCGCTCCCCGGCCGGGCCCGCGGCCCGGACCGCGCCCGAGCGCCCCGCGCCCCGGGCCGACCCCCGGACACCGCCCCGGCCCCGTCGTCCACCACATCGAGGCCGGTGATCCCACCGCCTTCGGCCGGATCGACGACGACGGCAACGTCTGGCTCACCACGCGCGACGGCGAGCGGCAGATCGGGTCGTGGCAGGCCGGCACCCGCGAAGAGGGGATGGCGCACTTCGCGCGGAAGTTCGCCGACCTGGCGACCGAGACGGAGATCCTGGAGGAACGGCTCGACGCCCGGTCCGGTGACCCCCGCAAGACGCAGGCCGCCGCGCAGCATCTGCTGGACGAGCTGCCGTCCGCCCAGGCGATCGGCGACATCGACGCCCTCACCGCGCGGCTGGCGACGATCGTCGAGCGCGCCGGTGCGCTGACCGGAGAAGTCCGTGCCGAGCGCGATGCGGCGCGGGCGGCCGCCATCGCCCGCAAGGAGGAACTGGCCGCCGAGGCCGAGGCCATCGGCAGCGAATCGACCCAGTGGAAGGCCAGCGGCGACCGGCTCCGGGTGATCCTCGATGAGTGGAAGACCATCCGCGGCGTCGACCGCAAGACCGACGACATCCTGTGGAAGCGCTACTCGCGGGCCCGCGACGCGTTCAACCGGCGACGCGGCGCGCACTTCGCCGAACTCGATCGCGAGCGCGCCGTGGTCAAGGCCCGCAAGGAAGAGCTGATCACCGCGGCGGAGGAACTGTCGACCTCCACCGACTGGGGACCGACGGCGGCCAAGTACCGGGAACTTCTCACCCAGTGGAAGGCGGCCGGACGGGCGCCGCGCGACGCCGACGACGCGCTGTGGGCGCGGTTCAAGGCCGCCCAGGACGTGTTCTTCGCCGCCCGCAACGCGGTGCACTCCGAGCGGGACGCCGAGTTCGGGCAGAACGCCGAGGCCAAGGCCGCGCTGCTCAGCGAGTACGAGAAGACCATCGACCCGGGGTCCGGTCTGGAGGCCGCCCGGCGCGAGTTCCGGACGTTCAGGGAACGCTGGGAAGAGATCGGCAAGGTGCCACGCGAGCAGATGCATGCGCTGGAGGGCCGGGCCCGCGCCCTGGAGAAGCGCATCCGCGACGCCGAGGAGGCCGACTGGTCGCGCACCGATCCGGAGGCGCTGGCGCGTGCCGCGCAGTTCGCCGAGCGCGCCGCCAAGCTGTCCGAGCAGGCCGACAAGGCCGCGGCGGCGGGCAAGGACCGGGATGCCGCGAAGCTCCGCGAGCAGGCCGCGCAGTGGACCGAGTGGGCCGAGGCCGCCAACAGCGCCGTCGACGGCCGCTGA
- the miaB gene encoding tRNA (N6-isopentenyl adenosine(37)-C2)-methylthiotransferase MiaB produces the protein MSSALDQRAPSEAGGGARSYSVRTYGCQMNVHDSERISGLLEDAGYVRAESGDDADLVVFNTCAIRENADNKLYGNLSHLAPVKQRTPGMQIAVGGCLAQKDKDTVLAKAPWVDVVFGTHNIGSLPVLLERARHNEEAQVEILDALEAFPSTLPAKRESAYAGWVSVSVGCNNTCSFCIVPSLRGKEVDRRPGDVLAEVQALVDQGVLEVTLLGQNVNAYGMSFADPEIPRNRGAFAELLRACGAIDGLERVRFTSPHPAEFTDDVIEAMAQTPNICPQLHMPLQSGSDRILKAMRRSYRRTKFLGILDRVRAAMPHAAITTDIIVGFPGETEEDFQETLEVVEAARFSSAFTFQYSPRPGTPAATMDQQVPPDVVKDRYQRLIALQERICLEANEELIGTDAELLVVADEGRKSSATGRMTGRARDGRLVHFAPGGAVGVRPGDVVHAAITAAAPHHLIADGGVTAHRRTRAGDAYEAGSTPTTEPVGVGLGLPAIGRREPVAAASGCGSGSCG, from the coding sequence GTGAGTAGCGCCCTTGACCAACGCGCCCCGAGCGAGGCCGGGGGCGGTGCCCGTTCCTACTCGGTCCGGACCTACGGCTGCCAGATGAACGTTCACGATTCCGAGCGCATCTCCGGCCTTCTCGAAGATGCCGGCTACGTGCGCGCCGAGTCCGGCGACGACGCCGACCTGGTCGTCTTCAACACCTGCGCCATCCGGGAGAACGCCGACAACAAGCTGTACGGCAACCTGTCCCATCTCGCGCCCGTCAAGCAGCGCACGCCCGGCATGCAGATCGCCGTGGGCGGCTGCCTGGCGCAGAAGGACAAGGACACGGTGCTGGCCAAGGCGCCGTGGGTCGACGTGGTGTTCGGCACCCACAACATCGGCTCGCTGCCGGTGCTGCTGGAACGGGCCCGCCACAACGAGGAAGCCCAGGTCGAGATCCTCGACGCGCTGGAGGCGTTCCCGTCGACGCTGCCGGCCAAACGGGAGTCGGCGTACGCGGGCTGGGTGTCGGTGTCGGTGGGCTGCAACAACACCTGCTCCTTCTGCATCGTGCCGTCGCTGCGCGGCAAGGAAGTGGACCGGCGGCCGGGCGACGTCCTCGCCGAGGTTCAGGCGCTCGTCGACCAGGGTGTCCTCGAGGTGACCCTGCTCGGCCAGAACGTCAACGCCTACGGCATGTCGTTCGCCGATCCGGAGATCCCGCGCAACCGCGGCGCTTTCGCCGAGCTGCTGCGCGCCTGCGGCGCGATCGACGGCCTGGAGCGCGTCCGGTTCACCTCGCCGCACCCCGCCGAGTTCACCGACGACGTGATCGAGGCGATGGCGCAGACCCCGAACATCTGCCCGCAGCTGCACATGCCGCTGCAATCCGGCTCCGACCGCATCCTCAAGGCGATGCGCCGCAGCTACCGGCGCACCAAGTTCCTGGGCATCCTGGACCGGGTCCGCGCGGCCATGCCGCACGCGGCCATCACCACCGACATCATCGTCGGTTTCCCCGGCGAGACCGAGGAGGACTTCCAGGAGACGCTCGAGGTGGTCGAGGCGGCCCGCTTCTCCAGCGCCTTCACCTTCCAGTACTCGCCGCGCCCGGGAACCCCGGCGGCCACCATGGATCAGCAGGTGCCGCCGGACGTCGTAAAGGACCGCTACCAGCGCCTCATCGCGCTGCAGGAGCGGATCTGCCTGGAAGCCAATGAAGAGCTGATCGGCACCGACGCCGAGTTGCTCGTGGTGGCCGACGAGGGCCGCAAGAGCTCGGCCACCGGCCGGATGACCGGACGCGCCCGCGACGGCCGCCTGGTGCACTTCGCGCCGGGCGGCGCGGTGGGGGTGCGGCCGGGCGACGTGGTGCACGCGGCGATCACCGCGGCCGCGCCGCACCATCTGATCGCCGACGGCGGGGTCACCGCGCATCGTCGTACACGGGCGGGGGACGCCTACGAGGCGGGCAGCACGCCGACCACCGAACCGGTCGGCGTCGGACTCGGCCTGCCGGCCATCGGCAGGCGGGAGCCCGTCGCCGCCGCGAGCGGTTGCGGGTCCGGCTCGTGCGGCTGA
- a CDS encoding amino acid ABC transporter ATP-binding protein — MIAMKGVQKHYGDLHVLKDIELEIPKGQVVVVLGPSGSGKSTLCRTINRLEPVDTGEIRIGGEVLPSEGRDLARLRADVGMVFQSFNLFAHKTILENVTLGPIKVRKMGKEEAGKRAVELLDRVGVATQKDKYPAQLSGGQQQRVAIARSLAMAPKVMLFDEPTSALDPEMVSEVLDVMVSLAREGMTMVVVTHEMGFARKAADRILFMADGQIVEDTDPESFFNAPKSERARDFLSKILGH; from the coding sequence ATGATCGCCATGAAGGGCGTGCAGAAACACTACGGCGACCTTCACGTCCTCAAAGACATCGAGCTGGAGATCCCGAAGGGACAGGTCGTCGTCGTTCTCGGTCCGTCGGGCTCGGGCAAGTCCACGCTGTGCCGGACGATCAACCGGCTCGAGCCGGTCGACACCGGCGAGATCCGTATCGGCGGCGAGGTGCTGCCGTCGGAGGGACGTGATCTCGCGCGGCTGCGCGCCGACGTCGGAATGGTGTTCCAGTCGTTCAACCTGTTCGCGCACAAGACGATTCTGGAGAACGTGACGCTCGGGCCGATCAAGGTCCGCAAGATGGGCAAGGAGGAGGCCGGCAAGCGCGCGGTCGAACTGCTCGACCGGGTCGGCGTCGCGACCCAGAAGGACAAGTATCCCGCGCAGTTGTCCGGCGGCCAGCAGCAGCGCGTGGCGATCGCCCGGTCCCTCGCCATGGCGCCGAAGGTGATGCTGTTCGACGAGCCCACCTCCGCGCTCGACCCGGAGATGGTGAGCGAGGTGCTCGACGTGATGGTGTCGCTCGCCCGCGAGGGCATGACCATGGTCGTCGTGACCCATGAGATGGGCTTCGCGCGCAAGGCCGCCGACCGGATCCTGTTCATGGCCGACGGGCAGATCGTCGAGGACACCGATCCGGAGAGCTTCTTCAACGCCCCGAAGTCCGAGCGCGCCCGCGACTTCCTGTCGAAGATCCTGGGCCACTGA